One genomic region from Spiroplasma endosymbiont of Polydrusus cervinus encodes:
- a CDS encoding lipoprotein yields MKKLLSLLSLLTIIGTAMPTVIAASPYKKIIKQII; encoded by the coding sequence ATGAAAAAACTTTTAAGTTTATTAAGTTTATTAACAATTATCGGAACTGCAATGCCAACTGTAATTGCTGCTAGCCCATATAAAAAAATAATAAAACAAATAATTTAG
- a CDS encoding transposase family protein: MARKGQKFNKYTAYFRKMIVHEVKNNSISFIAKKYQINKKTVASWYENFKKGILNTNKGPKESFEKRDLNYYKVRYELLKKLHDFYN, translated from the coding sequence ATGGCAAGAAAAGGACAAAAATTTAATAAATATACAGCATATTTTCGAAAAATGATAGTACACGAGGTTAAAAATAATAGTATAAGTTTTATTGCAAAAAAATATCAAATTAATAAAAAAACTGTTGCTTCATGGTATGAAAATTTTAAGAAAGGAATTTTAAACACCAATAAAGGTCCAAAAGAATCATTTGAAAAAAGAGATTTAAACTATTACAAAGTTAGGTATGAATTACTAAAAAAGCTTCATGACTTTTACAATTAA
- a CDS encoding UPF0236 family transposase-like protein: MVLGDGATWIKNISKFIQEYFPKNKVHYTIDKFHLASRFKKLYPYQSKNKQNKETYHKAVDYFFNAKYEELLECLENSASFIKESKMKFLKETIRLIKNNEEGVRNQTLWNNIGCHIEGDISHYCKGVSVKKATYNEKNLKNKLNTSMMNFKNKINLFNTNEPLEENRINYSVNNFVNNSLQSNLYFY; the protein is encoded by the coding sequence ATGGTATTGGGTGATGGAGCAACATGAATTAAAAATATTTCAAAATTTATTCAAGAATATTTCCCTAAAAATAAAGTACATTACACGATAGATAAATTTCATCTTGCAAGTAGATTTAAAAAATTATATCCTTATCAAAGTAAAAACAAGCAAAATAAAGAAACATATCATAAAGCAGTTGATTATTTTTTTAATGCTAAATATGAAGAATTATTAGAATGTTTAGAAAACAGCGCTTCTTTTATAAAAGAATCAAAAATGAAATTCTTAAAAGAGACAATTAGATTAATTAAAAATAATGAAGAAGGTGTCAGAAATCAAACATTATGAAATAATATTGGTTGTCATATTGAGGGTGATATATCACATTACTGTAAAGGTGTTTCGGTTAAAAAAGCAACTTATAATGAAAAAAATCTTAAAAATAAATTAAATACTAGTATGATGAATTTTAAAAATAAAATTAATTTATTTAATACTAATGAACCATTAGAAGAAAATAGAATTAATTATTCAGTTAATAATTTTGTAAATAATAGTTTACAATCAAACTTATATTTTTATTAA
- a CDS encoding SDR family NAD(P)-dependent oxidoreductase, whose protein sequence is MAQKKENKLEWAVVTGASKGLGYCYCEELLKLGYNVIAVARNTIPVATLQKKYPSQSIKMINYDLSILANCQKLFNEVQTDNVTILINNAGYGVWGYFNESSLEQEMNMIDLNIKALQILTKLFVQRFIEQNQGRVLNIGSLAAFTPAPVFASYYASKAYVWSLGVAINTELKKTKSPVRVITLCPGPLKTDFWNRSSNQHNAKYYSTVKVMKTSTYARKSLVKSLKVKRKNYIITGSINKIVKKLTKWSPQSWVLTSVYNYQKKRK, encoded by the coding sequence ATGGCACAGAAAAAGGAAAATAAATTAGAATGAGCTGTTGTTACGGGGGCTAGTAAAGGATTAGGCTATTGCTATTGCGAAGAATTATTAAAACTTGGTTATAATGTTATTGCAGTTGCTCGTAACACGATCCCGGTTGCTACTTTACAAAAAAAATATCCATCCCAATCAATTAAAATGATTAATTATGATTTAAGTATTTTAGCAAATTGTCAAAAACTATTTAATGAGGTACAAACAGATAATGTAACAATTTTAATTAATAATGCTGGATATGGGGTTTGAGGTTACTTTAATGAATCTAGTTTAGAACAAGAAATGAATATGATTGATTTAAATATTAAAGCATTACAAATTTTAACAAAACTTTTTGTGCAACGATTTATTGAACAAAACCAAGGTCGTGTTTTAAACATTGGCAGTTTAGCGGCGTTTACCCCTGCCCCAGTCTTTGCTAGTTATTATGCTTCAAAAGCTTATGTTTGAAGTTTAGGCGTGGCAATTAATACTGAGTTAAAGAAAACAAAGTCACCAGTACGGGTTATTACCTTATGCCCTGGACCTTTAAAAACTGATTTTTGAAATCGAAGTAGCAATCAACACAATGCCAAATATTATTCAACTGTCAAAGTAATGAAAACATCTACTTATGCTCGCAAAAGCCTGGTAAAAAGTTTAAAAGTCAAACGAAAAAATTATATTATAACGGGGAGTATTAATAAGATTGTTAAGAAATTAACAAAATGGAGTCCTCAAAGTTGAGTGTTAACATCAGTCTATAATTATCAAAAAAAACGAAAATAG
- a CDS encoding DDE-type integrase/transposase/recombinase, with product MKENNIQAEYVKRMRRKILIKQNRNKNIIKYPDLVNRNFNDIKERFSILFTDVTYLIWNGKKHYQSTILDGYTKEIIDVKWSKFNNNKLVIDNLNDAINKIKKIKKDLNKIIIHSDHGYQYTSKDYNSKCLDNKIIISMGKNYHCADNIIIESFHSLLKKGTIHNKNYKSHNEYINDVKKWNKWYSNQKEKYIINESL from the coding sequence ATGAAAGAAAATAATATTCAAGCTGAATATGTAAAGCGTATGCGTAGAAAAATATTAATAAAACAAAATAGAAATAAAAATATAATTAAATATCCTGATTTAGTAAATCGTAATTTTAATGATATTAAAGAAAGATTTTCAATTTTATTTACTGATGTAACTTATTTAATTTGAAATGGTAAAAAACATTATCAATCAACAATACTTGATGGATATACTAAAGAAATTATTGATGTAAAATGATCAAAATTTAATAATAACAAACTTGTAATTGATAATTTAAATGATGCAATTAATAAAATTAAAAAAATAAAAAAAGATTTAAATAAAATAATAATTCATTCAGATCACGGATATCAATATACATCTAAAGATTACAATAGTAAATGTTTAGATAACAAAATTATAATTTCAATGGGTAAAAATTATCATTGTGCAGACAACATTATTATTGAAAGTTTTCATTCATTACTTAAAAAAGGAACAATCCATAATAAAAATTATAAATCTCATAATGAATATATTAATGATGTTAAAAAATGAAATAAATGATATTCAAACCAAAAAGAAAAATATATAATAAATGAAAGTTTGTAA
- a CDS encoding transposase family protein, which translates to MARKGQKFNKYTAYFQKMIVQEVKNNTISFIAKKYQINKKTVASWYENFKKGILNTNKGPKESFEKRDLNYYKVRYELLKKLHDFYN; encoded by the coding sequence ATGGCAAGAAAAGGACAAAAATTTAATAAATATACAGCATATTTTCAAAAAATGATAGTACAAGAGGTTAAAAATAATACTATAAGTTTTATTGCAAAAAAATATCAAATTAATAAAAAAACTGTTGCTTCATGGTATGAAAATTTTAAGAAAGGAATTTTAAACACCAATAAAGGTCCAAAAGAATCATTTGAAAAAAGAGATTTAAACTATTACAAAGTTAGGTATGAATTACTAAAAAAGCTTCATGACTTTTACAATTAA
- a CDS encoding site-specific DNA-methyltransferase produces MPINNFVFQDKEYCMIIYSKKDPIPNYIKNYENKKIIFKNPIGSSYKKTEHPTEKPLNIFGDLIKKHSKENDLILDPFMGSGTTTYACEQLKRKWLGCEINNNYFAIIEKKLNKIELKLNF; encoded by the coding sequence ATGCCAATTAATAATTTTGTTTTTCAAGATAAAGAATATTGTATGATTATTTATTCTAAAAAAGATCCAATACCAAACTATATAAAAAACTATGAAAATAAAAAAATAATATTTAAAAACCCAATAGGTTCATCTTATAAAAAAACAGAACACCCAACAGAAAAACCATTAAATATATTTGGCGATTTGATTAAAAAACACAGCAAAGAAAATGACTTAATTTTAGATCCTTTTATGGGAAGTGGTACAACCACATATGCTTGTGAACAATTAAAGAGAAAATGACTAGGTTGTGAAATAAATAATAATTATTTTGCAATTATAGAAAAAAAATTAAATAAAATAGAACTTAAATTAAATTTTTAA
- a CDS encoding DDE-type integrase/transposase/recombinase, producing MKENNIQAEYVKRMRRKILIKQNRNKNIIKYPDLVNRNFNDIKERFSILFTDVTYLIWNGKKHYQSTILDGYTKEIIDVKWSKFNNNKLVIDNLNDAINKIKKIKKDLNKTIIHSDHGYQYTSKDYNSKCLDNKIIISMGKNYHCADNIIIESFHSLLKKGTIHNKNYKSHNEYINDVKKWNKWYSNQKEKYIINESL from the coding sequence ATGAAAGAAAATAATATTCAAGCTGAATATGTAAAGCGTATGCGTAGAAAAATATTAATAAAACAAAATAGAAATAAAAATATAATTAAATATCCTGATTTAGTAAATCGTAATTTTAATGATATTAAAGAAAGATTTTCAATTTTATTTACTGATGTAACTTATTTAATTTGAAATGGTAAAAAACATTATCAATCAACAATACTTGATGGATATACTAAAGAAATTATTGATGTAAAATGATCAAAATTTAATAATAACAAACTTGTAATTGATAATTTAAATGATGCAATTAATAAAATTAAAAAAATAAAAAAAGATTTAAATAAAACAATAATTCATTCAGATCACGGATATCAATATACATCTAAAGATTACAATAGTAAATGTTTAGATAACAAAATTATAATTTCAATGGGTAAAAATTATCATTGTGCAGACAACATTATTATTGAAAGTTTTCATTCATTACTTAAAAAAGGAACAATCCATAATAAAAATTATAAATCTCATAATGAATATATTAATGATGTTAAAAAATGAAATAAATGATATTCAAACCAAAAAGAAAAATATATAATAAATGAAAGTTTGTAA
- the lepA gene encoding translation elongation factor 4 — protein MDKKLIRNFSIIAHIDHGKSTLADRILELTGTVEKREMQEQLLDSMDLERERGITIKLNSVQLKYHVQDQQEYIFHLIDTPGHVDFTYEVARSLAACEGAILVVDAAQGIEAQTLANVYLAIDNNLTIIPVINKIDLPSADPERVKEEIENLIGIPTTNAPLISAKTGLNIEQVLETIVKEIPAPLDADDNNPLQALIFDSHYDKYRGVMVSIRVKQGTAHVGEKIKLMNTGAIYEVTELGVRTPKEVKKDQLVAGEVGWLTASIKMVRDVQVGDTITSVAKPAQHPLPGYKKMNPMVFCGLYPIDSAKYNDLKEALEKIQLSAAALVYEPETSQALGFGFRCGFLGLLHMDVIQERLEREYNLELIATAPSVIYHVYLTNKEMISIDNPSKLPAVQKIDRIEEPFVKATIMTPEQYIGALMDLCQNKRGTYVNLEYIDDTRRILTYEMPLNEIVFDFFDRLKSISKGYASLDYDFIGYRPNKLVKMDILLNNEIIDALSIIVHRDFVYGRGKALCAKLKKIIPRQNFEVPIQASINHKVIAREDIKTMRKNVLAKCYGGDITRKKKLLEKQKEGKKRMKAIGSVEVPQEAFMAVLKLDD, from the coding sequence ATGGATAAAAAATTAATTCGTAATTTTTCAATTATTGCCCATATTGATCATGGGAAGTCAACGTTAGCAGACCGGATTTTAGAGTTAACAGGAACAGTTGAAAAACGTGAAATGCAAGAACAATTATTAGATTCAATGGACTTAGAACGTGAGCGCGGGATTACGATTAAATTAAATTCAGTCCAGTTAAAATATCATGTGCAAGATCAGCAAGAGTATATTTTTCATTTAATTGATACTCCTGGGCATGTTGATTTTACTTATGAAGTGGCGCGTAGTTTAGCAGCTTGTGAGGGAGCCATTTTAGTTGTTGATGCGGCACAAGGAATTGAAGCGCAAACATTAGCTAATGTTTATTTAGCAATTGATAATAATTTAACAATTATTCCGGTTATTAATAAAATTGATTTACCATCAGCTGATCCAGAACGAGTTAAGGAAGAGATTGAAAATTTAATTGGGATTCCAACAACAAATGCTCCTTTAATTAGTGCCAAGACGGGTTTAAATATTGAACAAGTCCTAGAGACAATTGTGAAAGAAATTCCGGCGCCATTAGATGCTGATGATAATAATCCGTTACAAGCTTTAATTTTTGATTCACATTATGATAAATATCGTGGAGTAATGGTTTCAATTCGTGTTAAGCAAGGAACTGCTCACGTTGGTGAAAAAATTAAATTAATGAATACAGGGGCTATTTATGAAGTCACAGAATTAGGCGTTAGAACGCCGAAAGAAGTAAAAAAAGACCAGTTGGTAGCCGGCGAAGTTGGTTGATTAACAGCAAGCATTAAAATGGTTCGCGATGTTCAGGTGGGAGATACGATTACAAGTGTTGCAAAACCAGCACAGCATCCATTACCAGGTTATAAAAAAATGAATCCAATGGTTTTTTGTGGTTTATACCCAATTGATTCAGCTAAGTATAATGACTTAAAAGAAGCGTTAGAAAAAATTCAATTATCCGCTGCGGCCCTTGTTTATGAACCCGAAACATCACAAGCCTTAGGTTTTGGTTTTCGCTGTGGTTTTTTAGGCTTATTACACATGGATGTAATTCAAGAACGATTAGAACGGGAATATAACTTAGAATTAATTGCAACAGCTCCCTCGGTAATTTACCATGTTTATTTAACAAATAAAGAAATGATTAGTATTGATAATCCAAGTAAATTACCCGCCGTGCAAAAAATTGACCGGATTGAAGAACCTTTTGTTAAAGCAACAATTATGACCCCTGAACAATATATCGGCGCTTTAATGGACTTATGTCAAAATAAGCGGGGAACATATGTTAACTTAGAATATATTGATGATACCCGTCGAATTTTAACTTATGAAATGCCATTAAATGAAATTGTCTTTGATTTTTTTGATCGGTTAAAATCAATTAGTAAAGGTTATGCATCATTAGATTATGATTTTATTGGTTATCGTCCAAATAAATTAGTTAAAATGGATATTTTATTAAACAATGAAATTATTGATGCTTTATCAATTATTGTTCACCGTGATTTTGTTTACGGACGTGGGAAAGCACTGTGTGCTAAATTAAAAAAAATTATTCCACGCCAAAATTTTGAAGTCCCAATTCAAGCATCAATTAATCATAAGGTGATTGCCCGGGAAGATATTAAAACAATGCGAAAAAATGTTTTAGCAAAATGTTATGGTGGAGATATTACCCGGAAAAAGAAATTATTAGAAAAACAAAAAGAAGGAAAAAAACGGATGAAAGCAATTGGGTCAGTTGAAGTGCCACAAGAAGCTTTTATGGCAGTATTAAAGTTAGATGATTAA
- a CDS encoding IS30 family transposase, with protein MRKFKHLIFDERDLFKDLLLSDTCKKKNGTINLSEISRQTGRGVNAVKREIKRFKNIQDYNPYQAQKDYKQKRKKCIKKLPKFTKEQLDFIKIRFNKYHDIPEQLIYRYFLEFGVKFPACVKTLYKWIRLGEFGLKKENLPHRGKKYKTKGKPDNRGKLTNFKSIWDIENKVSNVRWFEMDTVVGKDHQSSNLVLVEQSSKNYFVMKLKNNTANEVLEKFKYIVKNNNLIGKMKGIITDRGKEFSKWKQMEIFAETQVYFCDPGKPQQKPLIDHMNGEFRYWLSKGIDFNNISQKMIDWVVNVINDKLRPCLNWLSAKTMFLQNFK; from the coding sequence ATGAGAAAATTTAAACATTTAATATTTGATGAGCGAGATTTATTTAAGGATTTATTATTATCTGATACTTGTAAAAAGAAAAATGGCACAATTAATTTATCTGAAATATCACGACAAACGGGTCGTGGAGTTAATGCTGTTAAAAGAGAAATTAAGCGATTTAAAAATATACAAGATTATAATCCATATCAAGCACAAAAAGATTATAAACAAAAACGTAAAAAATGCATTAAAAAACTACCTAAATTTACAAAAGAGCAGTTAGATTTTATTAAAATAAGATTTAATAAATACCACGATATACCCGAACAATTAATTTATCGTTATTTCTTGGAGTTTGGTGTTAAATTTCCTGCTTGTGTTAAAACATTGTATAAATGAATTCGCTTAGGTGAATTTGGATTAAAAAAAGAAAATTTACCCCATCGTGGTAAAAAATATAAAACAAAAGGAAAACCTGATAATCGTGGTAAATTAACTAACTTTAAATCAATTTGAGATATTGAAAATAAAGTTTCTAATGTTAGATGATTTGAAATGGATACTGTTGTAGGAAAAGACCATCAATCTAGTAATTTAGTTTTAGTAGAACAATCAAGTAAAAATTATTTTGTAATGAAATTAAAAAATAATACTGCTAATGAAGTTTTAGAAAAATTTAAATATATTGTTAAAAATAATAATTTAATTGGGAAAATGAAAGGAATAATAACTGATAGAGGAAAAGAATTTAGTAAATGAAAACAAATGGAAATATTTGCTGAAACACAAGTTTATTTTTGTGACCCCGGTAAACCACAACAAAAACCATTAATTGATCATATGAACGGTGAATTTAGATATTGACTTTCTAAGGGAATTGATTTTAATAATATTAGTCAAAAAATGATAGATTGAGTAGTTAATGTTATAAATGATAAACTCCGACCATGTTTAAATTGACTAAGTGCAAAGACAATGTTTTTACAAAATTTTAAATAA
- a CDS encoding lipoprotein, giving the protein MCNNYNILNILGAIGLKATSTTSLISCEKPNNSENGGVINQNPNHNNHQLEVIES; this is encoded by the coding sequence ATGTGCAATAATTATAACATTTTAAATATTTTAGGAGCAATCGGATTAAAAGCAACAAGTACAACATCATTAATTAGTTGCGAAAAACCAAATAATAGTGAAAACGGGGGGGTAATAAACCAGAACCCAAACCACAACAACCACCAGTTGGAAGTAATTGAAAGTTAA
- the pgsA gene encoding CDP-diacylglycerol--glycerol-3-phosphate 3-phosphatidyltransferase, with the protein MNWANRITLIRIFLIPVIIVLMVIVPFENSSLYNGWDQRLLIEGKNVTYSLPISYLIAGILFIIASLTDLLDGYIARRYHQVTTFGKFFDSIADKLLTNAVLIIFACANIIPIWMIVILIARDFVIDVVRQILAIKKVVMAANQLGRIRAAMEMFGMTILFFVGCRMFNGHSLPTGGQWDKFGWVNQIIMIPMYLTTVLSLAAAGNYIFLNRKTLFDMTVIKKPTLESVQETNGTEKGK; encoded by the coding sequence ATGAATTGAGCTAATCGCATTACATTAATTCGGATTTTTTTAATCCCAGTTATTATTGTTTTAATGGTAATTGTTCCTTTTGAAAATAGTTCATTGTATAATGGCTGAGATCAACGCTTACTAATTGAAGGAAAAAATGTGACTTATTCATTGCCAATTAGTTATTTAATTGCTGGAATTTTATTTATTATTGCTAGTTTAACTGACTTATTAGACGGTTATATTGCTCGTCGATATCATCAAGTTACAACCTTTGGGAAATTTTTTGATTCAATTGCCGATAAATTATTAACAAATGCTGTTTTAATTATATTTGCATGTGCTAACATTATTCCAATTTGAATGATTGTAATTTTAATTGCCCGAGACTTTGTAATTGATGTTGTTCGCCAAATTTTAGCAATCAAAAAAGTAGTAATGGCTGCTAATCAATTAGGGCGCATTCGCGCAGCAATGGAAATGTTTGGAATGACAATTTTATTTTTTGTTGGCTGTCGTATGTTTAATGGTCATTCTTTACCAACAGGAGGACAATGAGATAAATTTGGATGAGTAAACCAAATTATTATGATTCCAATGTATTTAACAACAGTATTATCATTAGCGGCGGCTGGTAATTATATTTTCTTAAATCGAAAAACATTATTTGATATGACCGTTATTAAAAAACCAACATTAGAAAGTGTACAAGAAACCAATGGCACAGAAAAAGGAAAATAA
- a CDS encoding UPF0236 family transposase-like protein — MINFDKNYIKNSINFLDKQSNEIIQQNLEYYDELILKNYKTHESLKEFKEYKVKEFKTRTLTILKGKITFKRRKYYKINPETGKEEYIFPLDKLLGIEKWQRIDNTVKEKILSFIGNKKTYQDILDTMEHVKICIKTISNIMKNAKTDKEYYINKTAKKIKVPHTLYIQIDRTYLKMWNENKKLKEKIKKHSIFSTVHTGFDKAKSTKKRPVIANE; from the coding sequence ATGATAAATTTTGATAAAAATTATATTAAAAACTCTATTAATTTTTTAGATAAACAAAGTAATGAGATTATTCAACAAAATTTAGAATATTATGATGAATTAATTTTAAAAAATTATAAAACTCACGAAAGTTTAAAAGAATTTAAAGAATATAAAGTAAAAGAATTCAAAACAAGAACATTAACTATTTTAAAAGGAAAAATAACTTTTAAAAGAAGAAAATATTATAAAATTAATCCAGAAACAGGCAAAGAAGAATATATTTTCCCTTTGGATAAGCTTTTAGGAATTGAAAAATGACAAAGAATAGATAATACTGTTAAAGAAAAAATATTATCATTTATTGGCAATAAAAAAACATATCAAGATATTTTAGATACTATGGAACATGTAAAAATTTGTATAAAAACAATTTCAAATATTATGAAAAATGCAAAAACTGATAAAGAATATTATATTAATAAAACTGCTAAAAAAATAAAGGTACCTCATACTTTATATATTCAAATTGATAGAACTTATTTAAAAATGTGAAATGAAAATAAAAAATTAAAAGAAAAAATAAAAAAACATAGTATATTTTCAACTGTTCATACTGGATTTGATAAAGCAAAATCAACTAAAAAAAGACCTGTAATTGCAAATGAATAG
- a CDS encoding transposase family protein, whose protein sequence is MARKGQKFNKYTAYFRKMIVQEVKNNSISFIAKKYQINKKTVASWYENFKKGILNTNKGSKESFEKRDLNYYKVRYELLKKLHDFYN, encoded by the coding sequence ATGGCAAGAAAAGGACAAAAATTTAATAAATATACAGCATATTTTCGAAAAATGATAGTACAAGAGGTTAAAAATAATAGTATAAGTTTTATTGCAAAAAAATATCAAATTAATAAAAAAACTGTTGCTTCATGGTATGAAAATTTTAAGAAAGGAATTTTAAACACCAATAAAGGTTCAAAAGAATCATTTGAAAAAAGAGATTTAAACTATTACAAAGTTAGGTATGAATTACTAAAAAAGCTTCATGACTTTTACAATTAA